In Desulfovibrio sp. 86, the following proteins share a genomic window:
- a CDS encoding transcriptional regulator, producing the protein MWKWLILILAVYALYRLFANDVQKKQKENKEENAAEMERKIAAGEMVKDPECGTYVSAEGNISVRDGEIVHHFCSYECRDKFLQRLEEGGRELPPRE; encoded by the coding sequence ATGTGGAAATGGCTTATTTTGATATTGGCGGTCTACGCCCTGTATCGTCTTTTCGCCAATGATGTGCAGAAAAAGCAAAAAGAAAACAAAGAAGAAAACGCGGCCGAAATGGAACGCAAGATAGCTGCCGGAGAAATGGTCAAGGACCCGGAATGTGGGACCTATGTTTCTGCCGAAGGCAATATTTCTGTGCGTGATGGTGAAATTGTCCACCATTTTTGCAGCTATGAATGCCGCGACAAATTTTTGCAACGTCTGGAAGAAGGCGGTCGCGAACTGCCTCCGCGCGAATAG
- the folK gene encoding 2-amino-4-hydroxy-6-hydroxymethyldihydropteridine diphosphokinase, with protein sequence MREEIQAYVSLGSNSGDAARMLQLAREALGNLPHVRLGASSPIYTTEPQGFADQPWFLNQVVELFVASSWQACSFVEALLQMEASLGRVRSADPALRFGPRAIDADLLLFGQQRSDDARCLVPHPRLTQRAFALVPLLDVAPGIHIDGISATDWLSRLKFEKNGQRISQ encoded by the coding sequence ATGCGTGAAGAAATTCAGGCGTACGTGAGCCTGGGCTCCAACAGCGGGGACGCGGCGCGCATGCTGCAGCTGGCCCGCGAGGCCCTGGGCAATCTGCCCCATGTGCGCCTTGGCGCGTCATCGCCCATATACACGACCGAACCTCAGGGCTTTGCCGATCAACCGTGGTTTTTGAACCAGGTGGTTGAACTTTTTGTGGCATCCTCCTGGCAGGCCTGTTCTTTTGTGGAGGCATTGCTGCAAATGGAGGCAAGCCTTGGCCGTGTGCGCAGCGCTGATCCGGCCCTCCGCTTTGGGCCCAGAGCCATTGACGCGGATTTATTGCTTTTTGGGCAGCAGCGCAGCGACGATGCGCGTTGTCTTGTGCCGCATCCCCGGCTAACCCAACGCGCCTTTGCCCTTGTGCCCCTGCTGGACGTTGCCCCCGGCATCCATATTGACGGGATTTCTGCCACAGACTGGCTTTCACGCCTGAAATTCGAAAAGAATGGTCAAAGAATTTCTCAGTGA
- the xerD gene encoding site-specific tyrosine recombinase XerD, with product MTESATSATAPPCPLAALLPLWQDHLLAQRGLSQQTVLSYSQDLENFFLFRQELSGGGIMGAQPDEQEVFLYLAWLRARQNTGRTLARRLSALRAFFDFAMQEGVIKTNPAQLMDNPKLPQHLPEVLTRDEMEKMLSQPDMRERGGQRDRCMLELLYAAGLRVSELCDLCVPDLDLQRGLVRVFGKGAKERLVPLHDFMQRMLENYISHWRPAFSPTGNQLFVNRSGHALTRQYIWKMVKKYALAADIRRPISPHTFRHSFATHLLEGGADLRAVQLLLGHADISATEIYTHVQAERLRGIHRQFHPRSQM from the coding sequence ATGACAGAATCCGCAACATCCGCCACCGCACCTCCCTGCCCCTTGGCCGCCCTTCTGCCTTTATGGCAGGATCATCTGCTGGCTCAGCGCGGCCTGTCGCAGCAGACCGTTCTTTCCTACAGCCAGGACCTCGAAAATTTTTTCCTTTTTCGGCAGGAACTCTCTGGCGGCGGCATCATGGGCGCGCAACCAGACGAGCAGGAGGTCTTTCTTTACCTTGCATGGCTGCGCGCACGCCAGAACACGGGTAGAACGCTGGCGCGGCGTTTGTCCGCTCTGCGGGCTTTTTTTGATTTTGCCATGCAGGAAGGCGTCATAAAGACCAATCCCGCGCAGTTGATGGACAACCCCAAGCTGCCGCAGCATCTGCCCGAAGTGCTGACCCGCGATGAAATGGAAAAAATGCTGTCGCAGCCCGATATGCGCGAAAGGGGCGGCCAACGCGACCGCTGCATGCTCGAGCTGCTGTATGCGGCTGGATTGCGCGTGTCTGAGCTCTGTGATCTGTGCGTACCGGATCTGGATCTTCAGCGTGGCCTGGTGCGTGTTTTCGGCAAGGGAGCCAAGGAACGCCTCGTGCCCCTGCACGACTTCATGCAGCGCATGCTTGAAAATTATATCAGTCATTGGCGGCCGGCTTTTTCTCCCACTGGCAACCAGCTTTTCGTCAACCGTTCCGGCCATGCGCTTACCCGCCAGTATATCTGGAAAATGGTAAAAAAATACGCGCTCGCGGCCGACATACGTCGCCCCATTTCACCCCACACCTTCAGGCACTCTTTCGCAACGCATCTGCTTGAGGGCGGGGCTGACCTGAGAGCGGTGCAACTGCTGCTGGGGCATGCCGATATCAGCGCCACAGAAATTTACACCCATGTTCAGGCCGAGCGTCTGCGCGGCATCCACCGCCAATTCCATCCCCGGAGCCAGATGTGA
- a CDS encoding CBS domain-containing protein, with amino-acid sequence MTAAKATLITCHANADFDAFAAMLAARHLYSPHVLLFPGSQERGLQKLYASIDTKAYGFADSSDLDWDSFDRLVLVDTRQRSRVSHVSPLLERPGVAVEMWDHHPDSGDDIPFGTVHLAHIGSVTSLIVQQLRARGIRLEAEDATLLGLGIYGDTGSFTYSSTTPADFEAAAWLLGQGMDVNRINDLAAHELTSMHIQALNSLLESAESFTINRTQVVLAEAAMEHYLGDFAYLAHRLIEMEKFPVLFAIGLMGDRIQVVARSRSDAINVGDICAALGGGGHAYAASASIRHMTMHEVRDAILRQLYEQAHPDKTAREYMSSPAVGVESTATIREADELMLHFGLKAVPVFTPGTRTCKGLLDAQTASRASAHGLGGALVEDYMQGSVQTLPPEAVLKDLTAIIVGARQRLVPIVEADRVIGVVTRTDLINVFAHEQDSLPVLKHSPSKERHVGKLIQDRLPSSVKDLLQLAGKLGRDLGLPVYAVGGFVRDLLLNRPNQDIDLVVEGNGITLAKALAVELGGRVREHQEFLTSVVIFKDEKGEESRIDVATARLEYYEYPAALPTVELSSIKMDLFRRDFSINALAVRLDSTPFGQLIDFFGGQRDIKERIIRVLHTLSFVEDPTRCLRAVRFEQRYDFRIGAGAERLIKNALGLKLMDKLTGPRLFSEFRHICDEGNPLACFVRLDQLGILPAIAPQLALIPTRRGLLQDLQDMLSWYHLLYFEKKPQAWLVYFLGLSHGLPYAETSDLYRRLGLPENKRAEILNQREQMRSVRGRLETWQRQQEGQAPKISALCEVLAPLALESLLYLMAETENERLQKSLSRYITQWQHEKADITGDDLKALGMPPGPLYSHILRTALKAKLDGETQGREAQLGLARELMRQEQEKKARHPTKE; translated from the coding sequence GTGACAGCCGCCAAAGCAACTCTGATCACCTGTCATGCCAATGCGGATTTTGACGCCTTTGCCGCCATGCTCGCGGCCCGTCATCTATACAGTCCACACGTGCTGCTTTTTCCCGGCAGCCAGGAGCGCGGCCTGCAAAAACTCTACGCCAGCATCGATACAAAGGCGTACGGCTTTGCCGACAGCAGCGATCTTGACTGGGATTCCTTTGACCGCCTGGTACTTGTGGACACGCGCCAGCGCAGCCGGGTGAGCCATGTGTCGCCCCTGCTGGAGCGTCCCGGTGTGGCTGTCGAGATGTGGGACCATCATCCCGATTCTGGAGATGACATCCCCTTCGGCACGGTGCATCTGGCCCATATTGGCTCGGTTACAAGTCTTATCGTACAGCAGTTGCGTGCGCGCGGGATTCGCCTTGAAGCAGAGGACGCCACCCTGTTGGGCCTGGGCATATACGGCGATACGGGTTCATTCACCTACTCCTCCACCACTCCCGCAGACTTTGAGGCGGCGGCATGGCTGCTTGGTCAGGGTATGGATGTAAACCGCATAAATGACCTGGCCGCGCACGAACTTACCAGCATGCACATTCAGGCCCTCAACAGCCTGCTCGAATCTGCCGAGTCCTTTACCATCAACCGCACGCAGGTGGTGCTCGCCGAAGCGGCCATGGAACACTATCTGGGCGACTTTGCCTATCTGGCGCACCGCCTGATCGAGATGGAGAAGTTCCCCGTTCTTTTTGCCATAGGCCTTATGGGGGACCGCATTCAGGTGGTGGCCCGCAGCCGCAGCGACGCCATCAACGTGGGGGATATCTGCGCTGCGCTGGGAGGTGGCGGCCATGCCTACGCGGCCTCTGCCTCCATCCGGCATATGACCATGCATGAAGTTCGGGACGCCATTTTGCGCCAGTTATACGAACAGGCCCACCCTGACAAAACGGCGCGCGAGTACATGTCCTCCCCTGCCGTGGGTGTTGAGTCCACGGCCACCATCCGCGAGGCCGATGAACTCATGCTGCATTTCGGGCTCAAGGCTGTGCCTGTATTTACGCCAGGCACCAGAACCTGCAAGGGCCTGCTTGACGCCCAGACAGCCTCACGTGCCAGCGCGCACGGCCTTGGAGGGGCTCTGGTCGAGGACTACATGCAGGGATCGGTGCAGACTTTGCCGCCTGAAGCCGTTCTCAAGGATCTCACGGCAATCATTGTGGGCGCGCGGCAGCGCCTTGTGCCCATTGTGGAGGCAGACCGCGTCATAGGCGTCGTAACCCGCACAGACCTTATCAATGTCTTTGCCCACGAACAGGACAGCCTGCCGGTGCTCAAGCATTCCCCAAGCAAGGAGCGCCACGTGGGCAAGCTCATACAGGACCGTCTGCCCTCTTCCGTCAAAGACCTTTTGCAACTGGCGGGAAAGCTTGGCAGGGATTTGGGCTTGCCCGTGTATGCAGTGGGCGGTTTTGTGCGGGATTTGCTCCTGAACAGGCCCAATCAGGACATTGATCTTGTGGTCGAGGGCAACGGCATCACGCTTGCCAAGGCTCTGGCCGTGGAACTTGGCGGAAGGGTGCGCGAACACCAGGAATTCTTAACTTCCGTGGTTATTTTCAAGGATGAGAAAGGAGAGGAATCGCGCATAGATGTGGCCACGGCCCGGCTGGAATACTACGAATACCCCGCAGCGTTGCCCACGGTGGAGCTTTCGTCCATAAAAATGGATCTTTTTCGGCGGGATTTTTCCATCAATGCCCTGGCGGTACGGCTTGACAGCACGCCTTTCGGGCAGCTGATAGATTTTTTCGGTGGTCAGCGTGATATCAAGGAGCGCATCATACGGGTGCTGCACACCCTGAGCTTTGTTGAAGACCCCACGCGCTGTCTGCGGGCCGTGCGCTTTGAGCAGCGCTACGATTTTCGCATCGGCGCCGGGGCGGAAAGGCTCATTAAAAATGCGCTGGGCCTCAAGCTTATGGACAAGCTCACGGGGCCGCGCCTTTTCAGCGAATTCAGGCATATTTGCGATGAGGGCAATCCGCTGGCCTGTTTTGTGCGGCTTGACCAGTTGGGCATTTTGCCAGCCATCGCACCGCAACTTGCGCTTATACCGACCCGCAGGGGCTTGTTGCAGGATCTTCAGGATATGCTGTCATGGTATCATCTGCTGTATTTTGAAAAAAAACCGCAAGCCTGGCTGGTATATTTTCTGGGCCTCAGCCACGGCCTGCCCTACGCGGAAACATCCGACCTGTATCGTCGCTTGGGGCTGCCGGAAAACAAAAGGGCTGAAATCCTGAACCAGCGGGAGCAAATGCGCTCAGTTCGGGGCCGTCTTGAAACCTGGCAACGACAGCAAGAGGGGCAGGCTCCCAAAATCAGCGCCCTTTGTGAGGTTTTGGCTCCCCTAGCGCTGGAGTCGCTGCTCTATCTCATGGCAGAAACGGAGAATGAACGCCTGCAAAAAAGCCTGTCGCGCTATATCACCCAGTGGCAGCACGAAAAAGCCGACATCACTGGTGATGACCTCAAAGCTCTGGGGATGCCCCCCGGCCCCCTGTACAGCCACATTTTGCGTACCGCGCTGAAAGCCAAGCTGGATGGCGAAACGCAAGGCCGCGAAGCCCAGCTTGGGCTTGCGCGCGAGCTTATGCGGCAGGAACAGGAGAAAAAAGCCCGCCATCCCACAAAGGAATGA
- a CDS encoding HIT family protein, with translation MKQLWAPWRIEYILGPKPDSCVFCLSADGLDDEERLVLYRGRHAFVIMNKFPYNNGHIMVCPYRHVMNLTDLTTEEAHEVMDLLQVCAAILKKRFNCEGINVGLNLGEAAGAGIREHLHFHLVPRWTGDSSFMAVFNEVRTMPEHLSRSYAALKPYFTKDAMAGEPCSAGSLPHQEG, from the coding sequence ATGAAACAATTATGGGCACCTTGGCGTATCGAATACATTCTTGGACCAAAACCAGATTCCTGTGTGTTCTGCCTTTCCGCCGACGGACTGGATGACGAAGAACGCCTCGTTCTTTACAGAGGCCGCCATGCCTTTGTTATCATGAATAAATTCCCGTACAATAACGGACATATCATGGTCTGCCCGTACAGGCACGTCATGAATCTTACCGATCTGACCACTGAAGAGGCTCATGAAGTCATGGATCTTCTGCAGGTCTGCGCCGCAATTTTGAAAAAGCGTTTTAACTGTGAAGGCATCAACGTCGGCCTCAATCTCGGAGAGGCCGCAGGCGCGGGCATCAGAGAGCATCTGCATTTTCATCTGGTGCCGCGCTGGACTGGGGATTCGTCATTTATGGCAGTCTTTAACGAGGTGCGTACCATGCCCGAGCATCTGAGCCGCAGCTACGCTGCGTTGAAACCCTATTTCACGAAGGACGCCATGGCTGGGGAGCCATGTAGCGCCGGTTCCTTGCCCCATCAGGAAGGTTGA
- a CDS encoding LapA family protein gives MRYIKVLLLAVVFFLALVFFFQNQGPLSQDMVLTLHLFFIPPMHSIPLPFYFLVIAAFALGSLLTLSFLVWDKLNLSARLMKHKWHISNLEREMAKLKKKSDIEASKFSFLQKNKEKTEGAQATETKPVQTADESLVPDPDKQ, from the coding sequence ATGCGGTATATCAAGGTTCTCTTGCTGGCCGTCGTTTTTTTTCTTGCTCTCGTATTCTTTTTCCAGAATCAGGGGCCTCTTTCACAAGACATGGTGCTCACGCTCCATCTTTTCTTTATCCCGCCCATGCATTCCATCCCCCTGCCTTTCTACTTTCTGGTGATCGCGGCTTTTGCGCTTGGATCATTGCTCACCCTGAGCTTCCTTGTGTGGGACAAGCTGAATCTCTCTGCCCGTCTTATGAAGCACAAGTGGCACATCAGCAATCTTGAGCGCGAAATGGCCAAACTGAAAAAGAAGTCGGACATCGAAGCTTCGAAGTTCAGCTTTCTTCAGAAGAACAAGGAAAAGACCGAAGGCGCTCAGGCAACGGAAACCAAGCCGGTACAGACTGCTGATGAGTCTCTTGTGCCCGATCCCGACAAGCAGTAG
- the mutS gene encoding DNA mismatch repair protein MutS, with the protein MSEPTIKMTPMFEHYMSIKADYPDALLFYRMGDFYELFFSDAEVAARELQITLTSRSKDTQNPVPMCGVPWHAVDAYVAQLVDKGYHIAICDQIEDPKTAKGLVKRAVTCVKTPGTVVDDANLNTKSHNYLGALCPGADSEGGGFAWVDVSTGQWSGVDFKRQAELWQWVQKMAPRELLVPEGVQPPPRTLLEGVRLVRQPASIFELKRATERVLSAQGVRDAGALGLAGHNEIMRACGALLAYLAQTQMRSPEHLKPFQRLDLSRRLVVDEVTERNLEIFTRLNGRKGKGTLRHVIDDTMTPMGGRLLEDMLRHPWREVAPITRIQDAVAWLYADDGRRSALRDALNNVYDMERLSTRISLNQGSPRDFIALRNSLAALPQVYAVLTGDPAPSILQRPDQDDAAQAADLAAAPPRAVADIVKTWDAMEDCTALLLCALVDSPPPVITDGGLFKNGYNAELDRLLDLAEHGEQKLQAMLTEEQTTTGIAKLKLGYNRVFGYYFEVSRAAHSGTVPYHFIRRQSLANAERFTTESLKSLEEELLSASDKRKALEYSLFQDLRQHMAQQRERISHMAQLIGHLDYWQSLAQVGRINNWCRPELTADANLTIREGRHPVVEAMLGRANFVPNDFRLDDNRRLCLLTGPNMAGKSTVLRQVAIICLLAQMGAMVPATSARLGLVDRLFSRVGASDNLAQGQSTFMVEMMETARILRQATRRSLIILDEIGRGTSTYDGVALAWAMVEDLSRRAQGELRTLFATHYHELTALEGRVDGVFTMNIAISEYGGDILFLHKLVPGPADRSYGVEVARLAGVPGPVVQRARAILANLERGRDLARKAVVTAVCLPGLDLPEPKPTDDLPILQAAPPRAEHPVVELLRHMQPEELSPLDALKTLMEWKSLWGTAAASAAASGARPQDDQQAASEGEDHGRG; encoded by the coding sequence ATGTCTGAGCCCACTATCAAAATGACTCCCATGTTTGAGCACTACATGAGCATCAAGGCTGACTACCCTGATGCTCTGCTTTTTTACCGCATGGGGGATTTTTATGAGCTTTTTTTCAGCGACGCCGAAGTGGCCGCCCGTGAACTCCAGATAACGCTCACGAGCCGCAGCAAGGATACGCAAAATCCCGTTCCCATGTGCGGGGTGCCCTGGCACGCCGTTGACGCTTACGTGGCCCAGCTTGTGGACAAAGGCTATCACATCGCCATTTGCGATCAGATCGAGGACCCCAAAACGGCCAAAGGTCTTGTCAAAAGAGCCGTAACCTGCGTCAAGACTCCCGGAACCGTGGTGGATGACGCCAACCTGAACACCAAAAGCCATAATTACCTTGGGGCGCTTTGCCCTGGCGCAGACAGCGAGGGAGGCGGTTTCGCCTGGGTGGACGTGTCCACCGGACAATGGAGCGGCGTAGATTTCAAGCGTCAGGCAGAGTTGTGGCAATGGGTGCAAAAAATGGCGCCCCGCGAACTGCTGGTGCCCGAAGGCGTACAGCCGCCGCCCCGCACCCTGCTTGAGGGGGTTCGTCTGGTGCGTCAGCCCGCAAGTATTTTTGAACTCAAGCGCGCCACTGAGCGGGTGCTGTCGGCCCAGGGCGTGCGGGACGCGGGTGCTCTCGGCCTTGCCGGGCATAACGAGATCATGCGCGCCTGCGGTGCGCTGCTTGCCTACCTTGCGCAAACGCAGATGCGCAGCCCCGAGCACCTCAAACCGTTTCAGCGCCTTGATCTGAGTCGCCGTCTTGTGGTTGACGAGGTAACTGAGCGCAACCTGGAAATTTTCACACGTCTGAATGGCCGTAAGGGAAAAGGCACGCTGCGGCATGTTATTGATGATACCATGACGCCCATGGGCGGGCGGCTGCTTGAAGACATGCTGCGCCATCCGTGGCGTGAAGTTGCCCCCATTACGCGCATACAGGACGCGGTGGCCTGGCTTTATGCTGACGACGGCCGCCGCTCAGCTTTGCGGGACGCGCTTAACAACGTGTACGACATGGAGCGTCTGTCTACGCGCATCAGCCTGAATCAAGGCAGTCCCCGCGACTTTATTGCCCTGCGCAACAGCCTGGCGGCTTTGCCGCAGGTGTATGCCGTGCTGACGGGCGATCCAGCGCCGTCAATTCTCCAGCGGCCCGATCAGGACGATGCGGCACAGGCTGCCGACCTTGCGGCGGCGCCTCCCAGAGCTGTGGCCGACATCGTCAAGACCTGGGACGCCATGGAGGACTGCACGGCACTCCTGCTGTGCGCGCTTGTGGACAGCCCCCCGCCGGTTATCACTGACGGCGGCCTTTTTAAAAACGGTTACAACGCGGAACTGGACAGACTGCTTGATCTCGCCGAACACGGTGAACAAAAATTGCAGGCCATGCTCACCGAGGAGCAGACCACAACAGGCATCGCCAAACTCAAACTGGGGTATAACCGTGTATTCGGTTACTACTTTGAGGTATCGCGCGCTGCGCACAGTGGTACCGTGCCCTACCACTTCATTCGCCGCCAGAGCCTTGCCAATGCCGAGCGCTTTACCACTGAATCGCTCAAGAGCCTCGAAGAAGAACTGCTTTCAGCATCAGACAAGCGCAAGGCGCTGGAATACAGCCTTTTTCAGGATTTACGCCAGCACATGGCGCAGCAGCGTGAACGCATCAGCCACATGGCCCAACTGATCGGCCATCTGGACTATTGGCAAAGCCTTGCCCAGGTCGGACGCATCAATAACTGGTGCCGCCCTGAACTGACGGCGGACGCCAATCTGACCATTCGTGAGGGCCGCCACCCCGTGGTGGAAGCCATGCTTGGCCGCGCCAATTTTGTGCCCAACGATTTTCGCCTGGATGACAATCGCCGCCTGTGCCTGCTTACCGGCCCCAATATGGCGGGCAAGTCAACCGTGCTGCGCCAGGTGGCCATCATCTGCCTGCTCGCGCAGATGGGCGCAATGGTTCCGGCCACATCCGCGCGGCTTGGCCTGGTGGACAGATTGTTCTCGCGCGTGGGGGCTTCTGACAATCTGGCCCAGGGGCAAAGCACCTTTATGGTCGAAATGATGGAAACAGCGCGTATTTTGCGTCAGGCAACACGTCGCAGTCTTATCATTCTGGATGAAATCGGTCGCGGCACCAGCACCTATGACGGCGTGGCCCTGGCCTGGGCCATGGTCGAAGATCTGTCCCGACGCGCGCAGGGCGAGCTGCGCACACTCTTTGCCACGCACTATCATGAACTTACGGCGCTCGAAGGCCGTGTGGATGGCGTTTTTACGATGAATATAGCCATCAGCGAATATGGCGGCGATATTCTTTTTCTGCACAAGCTTGTGCCCGGTCCTGCGGACAGAAGCTACGGCGTTGAGGTGGCCAGGCTTGCTGGCGTGCCCGGCCCTGTTGTGCAGCGCGCGCGGGCCATACTGGCCAATCTCGAACGCGGGCGCGACCTTGCACGCAAAGCGGTAGTCACAGCCGTATGTCTGCCCGGGCTGGATTTGCCCGAGCCCAAGCCGACGGATGACCTGCCCATCCTTCAGGCGGCTCCTCCGCGTGCGGAGCATCCGGTGGTAGAACTGCTGCGCCATATGCAGCCTGAAGAGCTGAGCCCACTTGACGCGCTGAAAACACTGATGGAGTGGAAAAGCCTCTGGGGGACTGCCGCCGCATCTGCTGCTGCATCTGGCGCCCGGCCGCAAGACGACCAGCAGGCTGCTTCGGAAGGAGAAGACCATGGCAGGGGCTAA
- a CDS encoding DnaJ family domain-containing protein — MAGANPWSVIQFIAERRIEEAQAQGLFDNLPGQGKPLDLEDTSHVPEELRMAYKILSNAGCLPPELAERKELSRLVDMLESCEDEQERVRQMQKLRFMIARAKMRCQRHLQLEQDDPYYDRLLDRLSASGKKNPHPA, encoded by the coding sequence ATGGCAGGGGCTAATCCTTGGTCTGTCATCCAGTTCATTGCTGAAAGACGCATTGAAGAAGCCCAGGCGCAGGGACTCTTTGACAATTTGCCAGGGCAAGGCAAACCGCTGGATCTGGAGGACACAAGCCATGTGCCCGAGGAACTGCGCATGGCCTACAAGATTTTGAGCAATGCGGGCTGTCTGCCCCCCGAATTGGCTGAACGCAAGGAACTGAGCCGCCTCGTGGACATGCTGGAGAGCTGTGAGGATGAACAGGAGCGCGTGCGGCAGATGCAAAAACTGCGCTTTATGATTGCGCGTGCAAAAATGCGCTGCCAGCGCCATTTGCAGCTTGAGCAGGATGATCCTTACTATGACAGGCTATTGGACAGACTGTCCGCGTCGGGCAAAAAAAATCCGCATCCTGCCTGA
- a CDS encoding Smr/MutS family protein: protein MSDSDSFGENPFRSLNMGKLPEKKAAKPAASRAAAKARKDIKPHPAPAGNDTGGADTGVDAEERDLFLRSIGQMQSSKAPKGAGRAQKQHGPGTFLLEEHASLPDCGDRKMKQNRGKAGMSAPQSECGAGGGALRDGATPTQGENQSDAAQGGLRMGAKKRSGSDAAQLSLHAAGHTNDMADADADGAVFLQAMGEVAPLQGRGRDVAPVPETATPPPHGDTSLQDFMDGKLEFALSFSDEYLEGHVVGLDQMTINKLRAGSFSPEAHLDLHGLNAVQAFEALRGFLRGSWYKGLRTVLVVPGRGRNSPDGIGILREKLQNWLTQDPFKRVVLAFCTAQSHDGGPGSVYVLLRKYRKKGRVYWERTPADDDLY from the coding sequence ATGTCCGACTCCGATTCTTTTGGTGAAAATCCCTTCAGATCCCTCAATATGGGCAAGCTTCCTGAAAAAAAAGCGGCAAAGCCTGCGGCCTCCCGCGCTGCTGCCAAAGCCAGAAAAGATATTAAGCCTCACCCCGCGCCCGCAGGAAACGATACCGGCGGTGCCGATACTGGCGTTGACGCAGAAGAGCGCGATCTTTTTTTACGCTCCATAGGGCAAATGCAGTCATCAAAAGCGCCCAAGGGGGCAGGCAGAGCGCAAAAGCAGCACGGCCCGGGAACCTTCCTGCTGGAAGAGCACGCCAGTCTGCCTGATTGTGGCGACCGAAAAATGAAGCAGAACAGGGGCAAAGCAGGCATGTCAGCCCCCCAGTCTGAATGCGGAGCAGGGGGAGGGGCACTGAGGGACGGCGCAACGCCAACCCAGGGGGAAAACCAGTCTGATGCGGCGCAGGGCGGCCTACGCATGGGCGCGAAAAAGCGTTCCGGCTCCGATGCGGCGCAACTCTCCCTACACGCGGCTGGCCATACCAACGACATGGCAGACGCCGATGCGGACGGTGCCGTGTTCCTTCAGGCCATGGGCGAGGTTGCTCCTCTTCAGGGACGCGGGCGTGATGTGGCGCCAGTGCCTGAAACGGCCACGCCGCCGCCCCACGGGGACACCAGCCTTCAGGATTTTATGGATGGCAAGCTGGAATTTGCCCTGTCATTTTCCGACGAGTACCTTGAAGGGCATGTGGTGGGGCTGGATCAGATGACCATAAACAAGCTGCGGGCAGGCTCCTTCAGTCCCGAAGCGCATCTGGACCTGCACGGGCTCAATGCTGTGCAGGCATTTGAGGCCCTGCGCGGTTTTTTACGCGGCAGTTGGTATAAAGGACTGCGCACTGTGCTGGTGGTGCCGGGCCGGGGGCGCAATTCCCCAGACGGCATAGGCATCTTGCGCGAGAAGCTGCAAAACTGGCTGACTCAGGACCCTTTCAAAAGGGTCGTGCTGGCCTTCTGCACGGCGCAGTCCCATGACGGGGGCCCCGGCAGCGTCTATGTATTACTGCGCAAGTACAGGAAAAAAGGGCGCGTTTATTGGGAACGCACGCCAGCGGATGACGACCTTTATTGA
- the secG gene encoding preprotein translocase subunit SecG, which yields MQTLILTLHIIVCVLLIILVLLQSGKEGMGVIFGGGNTSVFGSGGAGGILAKLTTLMAVIFVITSLSYTYVTSSRPSSESTILNVKIEEPAAPKTNTVPPAQSAPAAPTGQSAPVGNQDAAPAGQ from the coding sequence GTGCAGACTCTCATTCTTACGCTGCATATCATTGTATGCGTGTTGCTGATTATCCTTGTACTTTTGCAATCGGGCAAGGAAGGCATGGGCGTCATCTTTGGCGGGGGCAACACTTCTGTTTTCGGCAGTGGTGGCGCTGGCGGCATTCTTGCCAAACTTACCACGCTTATGGCGGTGATTTTTGTTATTACCTCTTTGAGTTACACGTATGTCACCAGTTCGCGGCCCAGCAGCGAATCTACCATTCTTAATGTAAAGATTGAAGAACCTGCGGCACCCAAGACCAACACCGTGCCGCCCGCGCAGTCCGCACCAGCTGCTCCGACCGGGCAATCCGCGCCTGTCGGCAATCAGGATGCCGCGCCTGCGGGGCAGTAG